Proteins found in one Anoplolepis gracilipes chromosome 7, ASM4749672v1, whole genome shotgun sequence genomic segment:
- the LOC140667709 gene encoding uncharacterized protein → METCYQLLYGIICGPSNCANETIDSDKSCTTTSNNTSSPSVEEIFETTPEAVVTSVQRQLQTFEGQNMLREHLGPLGQRYIGAILGQDVNNEMDYVYGVKFSDEGMMLGDKHFEVDKNDKIIINGVKYAGTPGLYELIFKRIPDDAVYTENDMHKYKSILLATNAHRRDSNVRNPVLGNKGYKYKYIIASLLLIKRKIGKGINLPRTMTLSENKIEYVHWNDPNELVDRLRLLEASRRAGNNAHGNEIMSIIEELREAGLIIN, encoded by the exons ATGGAAACATGTTACCAATTACTATACGGTATTATTTGCGGTCCTTCAAATTGTG CGAATGAAACAATCGACTCCGATAAAAGCTGTACAACAACTTCAAATAATACCTCGTCTCCTTCCgtcgaagaaatttttgagaccACACCCGAAGCGGTTGTAACGTCGGTTCAACGTCAATTACAAACATTCGAGGGTCAGAATATGTTGCGAGAACATCTTGGTCCGCTCGGACAAAGATATATCGGAGCAATTTTGGGCCAAGATGTAAATAACGAGATGGATTACGTATACGGTGTTAAATTTTCCGACGAAGGAATGATGCTCGGCGATAAACATTTCGAAGTGGAtaagaatgataaaataatcatcaaTGGAGTGAAATATGCGGGGACGCCGGGTCtctacgaattaattttcaagagaattcccgatgatgctgtatatacagagaacgatatgcataaatataaaagtatattactggCGACAAACGCGCATAGACGTGATAGTAATGTGCGTAATCCAGTATTAGGTAACAaaggatacaaatataaatatataatcgcttcATTACTtcttatcaaaagaaaaattgggaAAGGTATAAACCTACCACGCACTATGACACTGagtgagaataaaattgaatatgtgcattggaacgatccCAACGAATTGGTAGATCGTTTGCGGCTGCTGGAAGCTTCGCGTCGAGCAGGTAACAATGCTCATGGCAATGAAATCATGTCAATTATCGAAGAGCTTCGCGAGGCaggtcttattataaattaa